Proteins found in one Candidatus Nitrosopelagicus brevis genomic segment:
- a CDS encoding polysaccharide biosynthesis protein produces MFKGKKILITGGTGSLGQALTKKLLSYEPEAIRIFSRNESKQIEMESEFDNPRLRFFMGDVRDSERLYYALEDVDIVFHAAALKHVPKIEYNPFESIKTNVIGSQNVIDNSLRQNVEKVICVGTDKAVSPLNTYGATKLLMEKLFVSANNYVNPEKHKTKFVAVRYGNVMGSSGSVIPKFIDLIKKNKPITITDLKMTRFTITMNEALEFILNATQVGKGSEIFIPELKSYDMSTLIESLSELYGEAKQEIVGIRPGEKLHETLINHDEILYGWKINQMYMLANPHYELFNQKNILENYNGIEKINEMESYSSDVAQKISKEELKKKISELEFN; encoded by the coding sequence TCTAATTACTGGAGGAACAGGTTCCCTAGGTCAAGCATTAACCAAAAAGCTGTTAAGTTATGAACCTGAAGCTATTAGAATTTTTAGTAGAAATGAAAGTAAACAAATTGAAATGGAATCAGAATTTGATAATCCAAGATTAAGATTTTTTATGGGAGATGTAAGAGATTCTGAAAGACTGTATTATGCATTAGAAGATGTGGATATTGTTTTTCATGCGGCCGCACTAAAACATGTTCCAAAAATTGAGTATAATCCATTTGAATCCATTAAAACAAATGTTATTGGTTCTCAAAATGTAATTGATAATAGTTTACGACAAAATGTCGAGAAGGTAATTTGTGTTGGTACTGATAAAGCTGTTTCACCATTGAATACTTATGGCGCAACAAAATTATTAATGGAAAAATTATTTGTTAGTGCAAATAATTATGTCAATCCAGAAAAACATAAAACAAAATTTGTTGCTGTTCGTTATGGGAATGTTATGGGTAGTAGTGGTTCGGTAATCCCAAAATTCATCGATCTAATTAAAAAAAATAAACCTATTACAATTACTGATCTTAAAATGACAAGATTCACAATTACTATGAATGAAGCATTAGAATTCATTCTAAATGCAACACAAGTCGGAAAAGGTTCTGAAATATTCATTCCTGAATTGAAATCTTATGATATGTCAACTTTGATTGAATCATTAAGTGAGTTGTATGGTGAAGCAAAACAAGAAATTGTAGGAATTAGACCTGGAGAAAAATTACATGAAACATTAATCAATCATGATGAAATTCTATATGGATGGAAAATAAATCAGATGTATATGTTAGCAAATCCACATTATGAATTATTTAATCAAAAAAATATTCTAGAAAATTATAATGGAATTGAAAAAATCAATGAAATGGAATCTTATAGTTCTGACGTTGCACAAAAAATTTCAAAAGAAGAATTAAAAAAGAAGATTAGTGAATTAGAATTTAATTAA